GTGTGCACGGTGCGATTAATATGCTAGGTCTCGCTAAGCGGACGCGCGCCCGTATTTTGCAAGCCTCTACGAGTGAGGTATATGGTGATCCAGAGGTGCATCCTCAACCCGAGGGCTATTGGGGCAGAGTCAATCCGATTGGCATTCGGTCCTGTTATGACGAGGGTAAGCGCTGTGCTGAAACCCTATTTTTTGACTACTTTCGTCAACACCAAACCGATATCAAAGTGGTACGTATCTTCAACACCTATGGCCCAAGGATGCATCCCAATGATGGTCGGGTCGTGAGCAACTTTGTCGTGCAGGCCTTGCAAGGTAAAGACATCACGATTTATGGAGACGGTTCTCAGACCCGAAGTTTTTGTTATGTGGATGATCTAATCGATGCCATGGTTCGGATGATGGCCACAGAAGCTGGCTTTACGGGTCCAGTCAATATTGGCAATCCCGGAGAGTTCACCATGCTTGAGCTTGCCGAGATGGTTCTCAAGCTTTCTGGTAGTCAATCCAAGATTGTTCATCAACCATTGCCATCGGATGATCCGAAGCAGCGCCAACCGAACATCGACTTAGCGAAAGCTAAATTAGGGTGGAAGCCCAAGGTATCCCTTGAGGACGGCTTGAAAGAGACAATCTCTTACTTTCGAGTTCTATTGAAATAAAAAGGCATGGATAAATTCCTGCCATCGAATCATCCTCATAGAAGAATTCGTTCGTTTGTTCGTAGAGCAGGTCGTACTACAAATGCCCAAGAGCATGCGATTGCAACCTTGGGCAATCAATTCCTACTTCCATATCAAGATACATTATTTGATTGGTCAGTATTTGGTCCGTCGTATCAGAATGCCCCCCGCATTGTCGAGATCGGCTTTGGCATGGGAGAGTCAACCGCTCAGATTGCACAGGTTCGTCCCAACGATGTATTTTTAGGCCTTGAGGTTCATGAGCCCGGGGTTGGCGCGCTTCTTAAACGCATTGGTGAGTTGGATCTACATAATCTTCGCTTAATTTCCCATGATGCTGTTGAGGTACTCGAACGGATGGTTGCACCCAGTTCTTTGGATGGGGTTCATATTTTCTTTCCGGATCCATGGCATAAAACGCGTCATCATAAACGCCGCTTAATTCAAAAAGAATTTGTAGAACTACTCGTTTCCCGATTAAAGCCCAATGGCTATCTTCACTTGGCCACTGATTGGCAGCATTACGCGGAGCAAATGCTCTTGGTTCTCAATCACCACCCTCTATTACGAAATCAATCCACTCAAAAAGTTCGCTTAGGAGCCATTCTCGGTATCGATCAGGATCAAACTATCGGTGGTATTGATTGGACGGCGGAGCAGTTACAGGGGATACATGAGGGTTTTGTCGATAAGCCCTCGTATCGCCCGCTGACCAAATTTGAGAACCGTGGTCTTAAATTGGGTCACGGGGTTTGGGATTTGCTCTATCGTAAGGGTGAGTCTTAAAGACCCATACAGACGTATTTCATTTCAAGGTACTCGTCGATTCCCCAAGAGCTACCCTCGCGGCCTAAGCCAGATTGTTTGACCCCCCCAAATGGGGCTACTTCATTTGAGATCAGTCCGGTATTGACTCCCACCATGCCAAATTCGAGCGCTTCAGCGACCTTCCAAACCCGACCAATATCCCGACTGTAAAAGTAAGACGCTAGACCAAATTGACTGCTATTGGCCAGTCGAATCACTTCATCATCATTCTCAAATGGTATGACCGGTGCAACCGGACCAAAGGTTTCTTCATGGGTAATGAGCATCGTATTGGTAACGTTAGCAAGAACCGTTGGTTCATAAAACGTTCCACCTAAACTTGCACGTTTACCGCCAATTATAAGTCGCGCCCCTTTGCTAATTGCATCCGCTACATGTCGCTCCACCTTTTCAATGGCGGCTTGATCGATGAGAGGCCCTTGAGAAACGCCTTGCTCTAGACCGTTTCCAATTTTGATTGCTTTGGTTGCAAGGGCTAACTTTTCTACAAACGCATCGTGTACTTTTTTATGTACATAAAACCGGTTGGCGCAAACGCAAGTTTGCCCGGCATTTCGGTATTTGGAGCTCATTGCGCCCGATACGGCAGCATCAATATCGGCATCGTCAAACACAATGAAGGGCGCATGACCACCAAGCTCTAAGGAGAGTTTCTTGACCGTTGGGGCGCATTGCGCCATCAGAATGCGACCCACCTCTGTGGAGCCGGTAAACGATAGATGGCGTACCGTTGGGGATTCACAAAGGACCTTACCAACCGCAATGGATTGCTCAGCATCGGAGGTCACGATATTAATGACCCCTTGCGGGACCCCTGCTTGATTCGCTAGTTCCGCAATTGCGAGTGCTGAAAGCGGAGTTTGTTCTGCAGGCTTAATCACGATGGTGCATCCGGCTGCCATTGCCGGAGCGATTTTGCGAGTAATCATGGCAATTGGAAAGTTCCAGGGTGTAATGGCGACGCAGACCCCAATGGCTTGCTTTAAAACAATGGTGCGCTTATCACTCCAGGTGGTTGCTGGAATCGCCCCCATGACGCGTTTGGCTTCTTCGGCAAACCATTCTACAAAGGAAGCGCCGTAGACCACTTCCCCCTTAGCTTCGGCAAGGGGTTTGCCTTGCTCAAGAGTCATGAGGGTGGCGAGATCATCCGCATTGGCCAGAATTAACTCAAACCACTTGCGCATGACCTGAGCACGCTCTTTGGCCAGCTTGCCTTTCCAGGCATTTAGAGCCAACTCGGCAGCCGAGATCGCTTCTTGGGCATCCGACCCATTTAAATTAGCAACCTTAGCGATGATTTCACCGCTGGCGGGATTGGAAACGGCAAATCGAGCGTTCCCTGACGCTTTCACCCACTGGCCGTTGATAAACGCATCCTCATGAAAAAGATCGGGGTTCTTCAGGAGCTTACTGATGTCAGCAATTGAGTTAGGAGCGTTCATGATAATTTTCTTTTGAGTGGATGTGTTTCGATGGCTTAGTGTAATCCCAACCGCAGCGGAGGATTATTGGCAATGATTGGCTCCAGAGAGTGGGGTGCTTGGCTCCAAACATACAAAAATAGATACTCAAACGTATTGCCTATGGAGCGAATGCTGATTTCTAAAAACTACTACCAATAGTGGATTTGACTCAC
This DNA window, taken from Polynucleobacter sp. HIN5, encodes the following:
- a CDS encoding UDP-glucuronic acid decarboxylase family protein, which translates into the protein MTINQNKILITGGAGFLGSHLTERLVREGNDVLVVDNFFTGNKQNLAHLMGNPNLEIMRHDVTFPLYVEVNQIYNLACPASPVHYQYDPVQTTKTSVHGAINMLGLAKRTRARILQASTSEVYGDPEVHPQPEGYWGRVNPIGIRSCYDEGKRCAETLFFDYFRQHQTDIKVVRIFNTYGPRMHPNDGRVVSNFVVQALQGKDITIYGDGSQTRSFCYVDDLIDAMVRMMATEAGFTGPVNIGNPGEFTMLELAEMVLKLSGSQSKIVHQPLPSDDPKQRQPNIDLAKAKLGWKPKVSLEDGLKETISYFRVLLK
- the trmB gene encoding tRNA (guanosine(46)-N7)-methyltransferase TrmB; protein product: MDKFLPSNHPHRRIRSFVRRAGRTTNAQEHAIATLGNQFLLPYQDTLFDWSVFGPSYQNAPRIVEIGFGMGESTAQIAQVRPNDVFLGLEVHEPGVGALLKRIGELDLHNLRLISHDAVEVLERMVAPSSLDGVHIFFPDPWHKTRHHKRRLIQKEFVELLVSRLKPNGYLHLATDWQHYAEQMLLVLNHHPLLRNQSTQKVRLGAILGIDQDQTIGGIDWTAEQLQGIHEGFVDKPSYRPLTKFENRGLKLGHGVWDLLYRKGES
- a CDS encoding NAD-dependent succinate-semialdehyde dehydrogenase; this encodes MNAPNSIADISKLLKNPDLFHEDAFINGQWVKASGNARFAVSNPASGEIIAKVANLNGSDAQEAISAAELALNAWKGKLAKERAQVMRKWFELILANADDLATLMTLEQGKPLAEAKGEVVYGASFVEWFAEEAKRVMGAIPATTWSDKRTIVLKQAIGVCVAITPWNFPIAMITRKIAPAMAAGCTIVIKPAEQTPLSALAIAELANQAGVPQGVINIVTSDAEQSIAVGKVLCESPTVRHLSFTGSTEVGRILMAQCAPTVKKLSLELGGHAPFIVFDDADIDAAVSGAMSSKYRNAGQTCVCANRFYVHKKVHDAFVEKLALATKAIKIGNGLEQGVSQGPLIDQAAIEKVERHVADAISKGARLIIGGKRASLGGTFYEPTVLANVTNTMLITHEETFGPVAPVIPFENDDEVIRLANSSQFGLASYFYSRDIGRVWKVAEALEFGMVGVNTGLISNEVAPFGGVKQSGLGREGSSWGIDEYLEMKYVCMGL